From the genome of Labedella gwakjiensis:
GAGCATACGCCGACGCCGTCCGTGAGGGCGCGCGCCGAGTCCTCGGACTCCGTGTTCCCCGACGGGCTCGTCGCCGAGTCGGATGCCCAGACGTCGCACGTGCGTCCGGACCGAGTCGCAGGCCGGTCTCGCTCCGGGGGCCTCGGGTCCGGCGGAGAGCGCGGCAGTCTTCCACTCGTCGCCGCGGGCGTCGTCATCGTCCTCGCGCTCGTGGGACTCTTCTACCTCGGCACCCGCCTTCCGCTGATCTTCGCCGGATCGTCGGGCGCGGCGGCGTCGGCGACACCGACTCCGACCGCGACGCCGGAACCCACTGCGGAGCAGCCTGCCTCCGGACCGCTCGCCCCGGGTACATACGCGTGGGACGAGCTGCGTGGAGGCGAGTGCCTCGACCCGTACTCGTCGCCGTGGGCCGAGGAGTTCACCGTCGTGGACTGCTCGCAGCCGCACGCCGGCCAGCTCGTGTTCGCGGCCCCGTACACGGACGACCCGGCGGACCCGTTCCCCGGCGAGGACGTGATCGCGTCCGAGATCGGCTTGCTGTGCAGTGCGCCCGGCGTCGTCGACTTCGGGGCGGCCGCGCCGTTCACCGACCTCCAGGTGCAGGGCTCCTACCCGGTCTCGGGCGAGCAGTGGGCAGCGGGTAACCGCGACTACTTCTGCTTCGCCTCGCGCTCCTCCGGCGAACCGCTCACGACCTCCGTCGCCACCCCCACCCCCTAAGACCCCAAAAAGATCGCGATACAGCACGAAATTCGATGCTGTATCGCGATCTTTTTGGTGTCAGAGGGCGTCGGTCTCGATCGGGGCGTCGATGAGGAGCTCGTGGACGCCCGAGAGGATCTCGTCGGGGCGGAACGGGTACTTCCGGATCTCCGCCTCGTCGCTGATGCCCGTCATGACGAGGATCGTGTGGAGGCCGGCCTCGATGCCCGCGACGATGTCGGTGTCCATGCGGTCGCCGATCATCGCCGTGTTCTCCGAGTGCGCGCCGATGCGGTTGAGAGCCGAGCGGAACATCATCGGGTTGGGCTTGCCCACCACGTAGGGTTCGCGGCCCGTCGCCTTCGAGATGAGCGCCGCGATCGCGCCTGTCGCGGGGAGCACGCCCTGCGCGCTCGGCCCGGTGGCGTCGGGGTTCGTCACGATGAACCGCGAGCCGTCAAGGATGAGGCGGATCGCCTTCGTGATCGCGTCGAAGGAGTAGTTGCGCGTCTCGCCCACCACGACGTAGTCGGGCGCGGTCTCCGTCATCACGAAGCCCACCTCGTGGAGCGCCGTCGTGAGCCCGGCCTCGCCGATCACGAAGGCGGATCCGCCGGGAACCTGGCTCGCACAGAAGTCCGCTGTCGCGAGCGCCGAGGTCCAGAGCGACTCCTCCGGGACGATGAGACCGGACGCGCGCAGGCGCGCGCTCAGGTCGCGGGGCGTGAAGATCGAGTTGTTCGTGAGCACCAGGAACGGGCTCCCGAGGTCCGTCCACTGCTGGAGCAGGGCGGCGGCGCCGGGCAGTGCGTGGTTCTCATGGACGAGCACGCCGTCCATGTCGGTGAGCCAGCATTCGATCTCGCTGCGGTCGGACATGGATCCTCCTGAAATCGATCGAACGGGTGTGTCGATCTTCAGTGTAGGACCGGCGCCGATGAGCGACATCGGTGCCTGCTGTGCGTCTACCAGCCGGGCTTGCCCGCGCAGGCGGTGCCGAGCAGGGCGACGCCCGACTGCTGGTCGGCGAAGGCGGCGTGGGTGGCCTTCGCGTCGCCCGCGAGGGCGGCCTCCTCCATGCGATCGAGGTTCGCGGCGGCGCCCCGGACCCAGGCGATGTACGCGGGGTCGTCGATCCCGTCGGCGCCGAGGTACACGACGGATCTGATCTGGGAGATCATCGGGACGACGCGGCTGAGCTTGGCCGGTGCGCCGAGCGATTCGATCACGGCCTGCGTGAGCTCGAGCACGGTCTGGCGCAGCTGTTCGCAGCGGTCGGCGAGTACGTCGGTCATGGGCCCCTCCACGGATCTGTCGGCGTGCTCCGAGCCTATCGGCCCGCCCCCGCCCCTCCCGTAGAATCGACCGTCGGGACGACGGTCCCGGATCGACGCCGAGGGGACAGGTCATGGCCGCATTCGACAAGGGGTTCGCCCGCTATCCGGAGCGATTCCGTCGCGGTCGGTCGTGGCCGCGGACGATCATCTTCCTCGTGCTCGCCGTGGCGGCCCTCGTCGCGCTCGTCTACCGGGCGTTGAACTTCGGAGAGCTGCAGGATCAGGCCGCCGACGCGACCGGGTCGGTGCGCTTCGTCGCCGGTCAGCGGATCGGCCTCCTCGTCTCCCCGATCCTCCTCGTGCTCGTGGCGGCGGCGTGCGTGTTCGCGGCCATCCGCTGGGGGAAGGTGTGGAGCCTCGCCCCGTCGGGGACACCGCTGCGGAAGCGCCACTGGCGCGGCCTCTCCGGCGGGCGCCAGCTCTTCACCGACCTCGACGCGCGGTTCCGGACGGGCGACCCCTCGGCGTTCACGCCGCTGCCCAAGCCGCCGTCGCACGCGGACGTGGACATCGAGTTCTGGACGGCCGACGCCGACCGCATCGGGTTCGGCACGCTCGTCCTCCACGAGGGGAAGAACGGCAAGGACCTCACCTACTCCGAGCCGATCGCCTTCGAGGGGGCGTCGTACGACGCGCTGAAGGCGGCGCTCGCGAAGGGCCTCGACGAGAAGGCGTCACCGCCGGCCGTCCCGGGCACCTCGTCTCGGTCGACCCCGCCCGCGTCGTGAGCGCCGCGGCCGTCCCCGCGGAGCTCCAGCACTGGGCTCGCGCGTTCGAGGCCGGGAACCACTACGACGCCGTCTACGACCGCGCGGCGGCCGACGCCGTGCTGACGCGCAACCGCCGAACCGCGACCGTGCTCGCCATCGTCGGAGGCGTGAGCCTCCTGCTCTGCCTCCTACTCCTGATCTTCGGCGGCGCGGCCACCCGGCTCCTCATCGTGCTCGGCGTCTTCGGGCTGGTCGTGATGTTCGCGACGCTCCCGACGATCCTGAACGTGGGACGTGGGATGCGCCGGTTGGCCGTCGGCAACGGCACACTCGCGCGGGTGTCGGGCGCCGGTGTGTCCTTCGGCCTCGTGGGTCCGATCGCCTGGAACGAGGTGGTCGGGGTCATCGAGTACGACTCCACTGCTCGCGCGCAGGCCAGCGCGAGCATTCCGATCATCGGCTGGGGCGCCCGACTCTCGCAGAAGGCGGGCAACGGCTCGCGCGGTCTCACCATCGCCCTCCGCGACGGTTCGGCCGTGCAGGCGCGAATCAGCCACGAGAACGCACGTGGTTTCGTGCGGTTGTGGGGGCCGAAGTCGTCCCCGACCCGTCCCGGCGACATCGCGATCATCATGGATTCGTTCCTCGACGAGGCCGGTGTCCGTCAGCTCCTCGAGGCCATCGTCGTGGGCGCGCTCATGAACGGCGTTCCCGTGCACCACCCGCGGTCGGCAGCCGACTACCTCCAGACGCTCGGCCGCCTGGTCGACCCGACGTTCCCGACGGCGTAGTCGGCCCTGAACGAAATCGATCATCTGGGCTCAGTCTCGTTCCTGGTGTCTCGACAGACGTGGGAGCGTGGCCGAACCCACTGACGCGGAGACCGAAGAAGGATGTCGCACCGGCGACAGCCTCCCAATCCCCTCATCGGCATGGTCAGGGAAGGGTGGATTCCGAGAACGGGCCGTCGTAGACGATCCGACCTGACTCATCGTGCACGGCGAGTACGGAGTTCTTGTCCGCGGCGACGACGAATCCCGGCGGCAGGTTGACGGTCGCGAGAAGGGCCGGCCGCTCGAGGAACACCGTGTAGGCCTTCGCGATGTGTCCCGAGTCCACATCCGACGCGGGCTGTGGCGGGACAACCACGTCGACGAGCCATCCCGAGAACGGGGAGCCGTCGAGCTCCTCCCGGCGGAGGCAGACGGTGTCGGCCCGCCATGCGCCCTCGATCGCGTAGATGGAGTTGTCGAAGTTCGTCCGAGGGCCACGCGGGATGCCGCTGCGCTCGTGGAAGTCGTCCTGCATCGCTCGGATCCACAGCACGTCCGTCAGGTCTTCGGTGATGCGCCGTCGCGGGAACATCGACCGGAAGTCCGGTGCGACGGCCACGAAGCCGAGGCCGTCCTCACGGAGCCGGATGGGTGCCCACCCCAGGTCGACGACGGCGCCGTCCGCGATCGCGTCGTGCTCGAAACGCTGAAGCGCGGCCACTGCGAGGGGGACCATGTCCTCTCGGATCGTCGCGCGGACGTCCGCTCCGGCTATGCGGTGATTGATCGTCACCCGCTTGGGGCTCGTCATTCGCGCACGCCCCTCACAGCGGTCCCTGAGCGAGGATGGAGAAGTCGCCCTCGCGGAAGATGACCTCCACGCCGTCGTCGCTGACGACCGCGGCAACGCCTGGCGGAAGGAACAGCGCCCGGACCGCATGCTTCTTCATCTGGAGCAGTTGCGCGGCGGGGTAGCGGGTCATCTCGCTTGGGGCGAGTGCCTCCGAGCCGGGCGGAGTGGGGTAGACGTCGATGTACCAGCCACTGTCATGCGGGCGGGGCTCGGTCCGCGCGAGCGCCCAGCGCGCGGCGCCCTTCGCCCGGTTTGCGATGATGAGGTCCTGATCGAAGCTCGTCGGGACAGGCTCGGTGATCCCCGCCCGGGACAGAACGAGGGTCTGGCCGACGAGGGTCCGCAGCGCGAGGGTCAGATCGTCGGTGACGCCGTCGATCGGCCGCTCGTCGTATTGAGGGGCGACCACCGTGTAGACGTCGTTCGCGTCTCGGCGGAGGACGAAGGGCCCCCACCCGATCCGGATGCTCAGCCCGTCACGGAATTCCGCACGATACGGGCGGAAGGCCTCGAGTATCCCAGCGACCTCGGCGGACAACTCGTTCGCGGCCGTTCCGCTCACCCGAGCTCTGTCGATTTCGATCGTCACCGTCTCGAGCATGTCGGCCTCTCTCCCCGGTTGATTCCGTTCGGCTGCCTGCCGTTGCTCTGCTGAGCCTGCCAGAGCCGGGACCGGGAGATCACGTGGTGGCGTGCCGCGTCAGGACGTTGGTCGGACGAACTTCTCCGGCGGGGTGCGGGTTCCGGCGAGGAACGCGGCGAGGCCGGCGTCGAAGTCCAGCGCCGAGCCCACGAAGAGCACGCTCTCGTCCGGTGCGACGTAGATCTTGCCGCCGCCGCGGACGGTGTGCACGACGCAGATGCCCGCGCCGTTCTCGAGGGGGATGGTGCGCAGCTCGGCATTCGGTGCGAGGAGGGCGAAGTAGCCGGTCGCGACCGCCGTGAGCCGGTCGATGTCGGGGGCGACGGGAGGCAGCTCGTCGCCTACGGCGGACGGACCAGCGTCGCCAGCGGCCGGCCTGGTCAGGTCGGTCTCATCGATCCCCGCCGCGTCGAGTCGCTCCAAAAACTCCTCGACCGCGTCGTCGTCAGAACGGCCCCGCAGCTCGGCCGCCTCGGGAACGGTGAGCGGGAACAGAGTGACGATCTGCCGGCTGTACCCGCCGTCCTCATCGGGTTCGACGTCGAAACCGTCATCGAGGAACGGGTTCGTCGACGCGAGCACCCCGCCGATGGCCGTCCCCTCGACGATGGGGGTGGGGGAGGCGATGATGTCCCCGAGGTTCAGCCCGCTCCCTCGTTCGAGCAGATTGACGGCGGTCGCGCTCACGAGTTCGGCTGCCTGCCGCCATTGCCCCGGGAGGGCGAACACTGCGATCTCCTGCGGCACGAGTGCCTCGACGCGGGCGGCGAGCCCGTCCGTGAAGACGAGGTTCACCGCGGGGCTCGTGGAGATGATGAGGTGCAGCGTGATCCCGTCGACATCGCCGACAGGCTGAGTGATCACACCGTCGGGGAAGAACGAACGGACGTGGTCGAGGATGGGGCGGGTCATTCGGAGTCCTCACTCGTTGTCGTGGATGTCGTTCCGAGCTCGGTCAAGCGGGCGAGGAACTGATCCGAGTACATCGATTCGCCCATCCAGTTGAAAGAATCGTGCGCGCGAGTCACGACGTCGGGGGTGACGGTTGCTCCAGCCGCGATGAGGGCGAGACAGATCGCCTCGACCGAGGGTCCGGTGCCGAGCGTCACCGTCGTCAGCGCGGCCCGGAGGGGCGTTCGGCCCATGGGGTCGACACGATCGGGGTCCGCGCCGACCTCGAGGAGGGTCTTTACACTGTCGAGGTCGCCGCGCTCGATCGCAAGGGTGAGGGGCGAGTAGTCGTGCCGTGGCTTGCCGATGTTCATCGCACCATTGATCTCGACTCCCTGGGCCGCCACGTCACGGATTCCTTGGAGGTCGCCGATGGATACGGGTCCGAGGTATGGTCTCGACGGCTTTTCGGGCATCAGGGGCTCTCCTCGGAGTGGGTCACGGAGTTCGGTTGTAACGGTTGCTTCGATTCTCCCTGAAGTCCTCGATCCGATAGTGGCTTTCCTCATTCTCGTACTCGAGGATGTCGCGGCGACTCCACCCGTTCTCGAGCGTCGCGATGATGCGGGTGTCACGCCACTGGTGGTCGGGGATGTGGCCGAAATCGAAGGCGCGTCGGACCGGCATGGTCATTCCCGGCGTGCCCGGCGGCACGAGCTTTCCCGTCTCGGGGTCGAATCGCATGGGCGTCCCATCGGGATAGCGTCGGCAGGGGACGACCGTGTCGTTCGGCTGTGTGACGAAGTCCCCCTCCCGGTTTCGATCGGCCCCCGCGATGATGTCTCGCGCCACCTGCACGCGCAGCTTCACTCGTCGCTTGACATCCGGGTTGGCGTCGACCGCGTCTCGAACCGCAGGGTCCGCGTGTAGGGCGTCCAACTCGTCCGAACGGAAATCCTGTCGGCCCTCGGCTTCGACCGCAGAGATGATCGCCTGCGATTCCGGTGAGAGGGTCTCCACGATGGAAGGGTCGAAACGGCTCGTGGAGCCATCGGCCGTGCCCCGAGTGCTGGCATCCGCGCCGTCCTGGCCAGCCTTGTCGGGCGACGGAGGTGAGGTGACGGGTGAGTCGGTCGACGGAGTATCGCCTGACGACGCATCTGCCTCCGGCGTCTTCGGGTCGGCGACGTCCTCCGGGCGGATCGAGGCGTCCCAGTTGGTGGCATTGGGCTCGTTCGGGGGCCAGGCGGAGCGGGTTCCTGTCTGGGCGTCGATGGACCACACCGTGTCGCCGTCGAAGTAGGCGTTGAACCAGTGGCCGTCTCCCGTGGAGCGGTCGATGCCGACGACGCAGTGGGATCCGGCGCCCATCTCGCGGAGGGAGTCCGCGATCTGGTCCGGGGTCATCGGCGTCTGCGGGTTTCCGGTGCGCGCTTCCATCTCGGGGACACCGAGCGTGCCGGTGGGGGCCTCGCTCGACGGGTTCCCGTTGAGGAAATCGTTGAGGATCGCCGAGGTGTTGCCGCAGTTCGTCGCGTAGCCGTTGGCGGGATCGAACGGATCGAAGTTCGGGTTGATCTCGGCGAGGGCCGTGTCGATCTCCGCGGTGGTCCGCTCGGTCGAGTTGCTGCCCTCCGGAGTCTCCGGCGTGTTCGCGTCGGGGGAGGTCGCGTCGGGCGTCCCGGGAGCGGCCGGCGTGTTCGCGTCGGGCGTCGGCGACGACGGGGTGTTCGAGCTCGGGGATGAGGGTGCGTTCGACGACGGTGCGGACGGGGTCGCAGGCGAGGCGGGGCCGGTCGGCGACGTCGGGGTGCTCGGGGCCTTCCCGCCGCTCGCGCCGGCGTGCAGACCGACCACGCCGGCGGCTCCGGCCGCAACGGCTCCCGCCGCAGCGGCATCGCCGGCGTCGAGCACATCGGGGTCGACCGTCTGGTCGGGGTTCGCCGCGTCCGACTCCGGCGTGTTGGAGTCGGGAGTCTCGGCGTCCGGGGTCGCCGCGTCGGCGGCGACGGCGGACTCGAAGGCACTCGTATCGACAGCGGTGTTCGCGTCGGGGGTGCTCGTCGAGGGGGAGGACGGCGTGGCCGACGCGCCACCGGCCACAGCGGCTCCGGCCGCCGGCGCGGACGACGGGGACCCGTTGCCCGGCGTGGAGTCCGGGGTCGACGGAGTCGTGTCCGGGGTGGTCGTGTCCGGAGTGCTCGCGTCCGGGGTGGACGGGGAGCTCGTGTCGGGTGTCGACGGGGTCGCGTCGGGCGTCGAGGGAGTGCTCGCGTCCGGAGTCGACGGCGTCGCGTCCGGGGTGGACGGGGTGCTCGTGTCGGGCGTGGACGGCGTGCTCGAGTCCGGCGTCGAGGGGGCGCTCGTGTCCGGAGTCGACGGCGTGCTCGTGTCCGGTGTGGAGGGCGTCGTATCCGGTGTGGAAGCGTCCGGCGTCGAAGCGTCCGGCGTGGACGCATCAGGGGTGGACGGCGTCGAGTCCGGCATGGACGGCGTTCCGCCGTCGCTCGACGGGGAGGACACGTCGGGAACGCTCGGCCCGTCGGCGGTGGAGCTGATGTCCACGCCGGTACCGTCGGGGGCGTCGCCCGCGGGGATGTCGACGGAGGTCGAGGAGTCGACCGATGTCGAGGCGTCGCCCGCGCCGTCCACGATGGGGGCGTCTGGAGCGTCGGGGCTCGTGCCGCCGCCGGCAGCGGGGGCTGAGCTCGACGGAGCGCCGCCGCTGCCCTGCGGGGCCGCCGGAGTGTTCATGTCGGGGGCGCTCGGCGCGTCCGCACCGGACGGGCCGGTGGGGGAATCGGGGGTGCTCGAGGCGGGCACGTCGACGGTGCTCGGGCTCGAGGTGTTGCCACCGCCGGTCGAGGGGGAGCCCGGCCGCGTGCCGCCGCCGACGGGGCGAGCCACGCCGCCGATGAGGGCTCCGAGGCCGGCTGACGAGATCGGGTCGAACGGCACGCCGCCGACACCGGACTGGACGAGACCGTCCGTGAGGCCGTCGACGGCCCCCTCTCCGGCGCCGAGGGCGGTGTTCATGGCCACGCGGGTGGTGCCGGAACGGGAACCGACGCGGAGGATGTGCGCACCGCCGTCGCCGACGCGACCGCTGATGCCGCCGCCCGCGAACGAGCCGAGGCCGACGGTGAGGAGGTTCTGGGCGCGCTCCGGGCTCGCCACGTTCACGGCGGCCTGGACGGTGACGGTGGCGATCGCGCTCTGCGTGCCCTCGGCGAGAGCCCTGAGGAGGATCTTGGCGGCCATGGCGTTCATCCGCGTGAGCGTCACGAGCTTCTTCACGAGCTCGGCGATCTTGAGGACCCACTTCATGACGGTCACGGCGATCTTCGCGACGACGGCCGGGGCGCCGAGGCCTCCCGTGGCGATCGAGAGGAGGGCGCCGAGTCCGAGGTCGACGGCGATCTCCGCGGCCATCTGGCCGAGGAACCACGCGATCTCCTCCCACATCTTGTCGACGGCCTTCTGCTGCTCCGAGCAGACGAAGCTGAGCCCCTCGCCGGTGCCGGCGGCCTTCGCGATCTGGTCGAGCTTGTCGGCGATCTTGTCGCGGGAGGCCCGGATGTCCTCCGCTTGCGGGATGTCCATCGAGGCCAGGTTCGTGAGCGTGCCCTCGAGCTCGCTCTTCGCGCTCGAGATGGACGTGCTGAACTCCGACCACGCCGACGCGGCGTCGCTGAGCTTGCCCGTGTCGGCGTCGGGGAGGACCACGCCGATCTGGGCGAGGGCGTCCATGACGAACTCGCCGAACTCGCCGAGGGGCCCCTCCGGGCCGGGCGCCTTGGCGCTCGGGACCGAGAACGTGGAGGCCGCGGCGGGGGTCGCAGACGGGGAGCGGGAGGGAACGGGCTCGAGGGTGCCGATCGTGCCGGCGTCCTTATAGGCGTTGGCGGTGTCGCCGAGGAGCGTGTCGAGGGCTCGCAGCGCCTGGGCGTAGGATCCGGCGGCGTTGAGCGTGTTGACGGCGCCGTCGTTGTAGCCGTCGATGAACTCCTGGGCCGACTCCTCGTTGCCGGCCATGCCGCCGGTGCCGGCGAGGGCCGACTGGGCGGTGCGGGCGGCGGAGTCGAGCTTGACGGCGACGCGGTAGAGATCGTCGCCGTCGAGCGCGAGGCGCGACGGAGTGACGCGGACGAACACGGACACGGTGACCCCCTAGGCCAGACTCGCGGCGGTCTCGGACCACGCGGTGTCGAGGTTCTCGACCGTGGTCGAGTACGCGGTGTGGACGGCTTTGGCGAGCTCATGCAGGCCGGCTGCGCTGTCACTGAGGCCCTGGGCGCCCACCGACCAGGCCTCGAAGCTCGAGAGGAACGTCATCATGGCGGGACCCTGCCAGTCGGCGGGGAGCATGTACGCGAATCCGCCTGCGCCCTGCTTGAGGGCGTCGCAATACGTGACGAGTGTCTCCATCTGGGTGACCAGCTGCTGGAGGGACGCGAGGTCGACCTGCTGCTCAGACATCGCTCGACTCCCCGTCCTCGGCACCGTCCGCGGTGGCGGACGTGGTCGGCTCGCCCTTGCCGTTGGTGGTCTTGGCCGCGATCATCCCGCCGCCCACGAAGGACGCGTAGCCCTCCGACTGCAGCTCGGCGTCGGCCCCGGCCTCCTCGCGCGGCGCCGACGAGTTCTGCGATGCGGCGACTCGCTGGGCGAACGCCGAGGCGCCCCCGGCCTGGCTCACCGTCGACTGGCGGCGGTTGGCGAACCCGCCGGACAGCCCGGCCTCGTTGCTGATGTACCCGGCCTCCGCCATGCGGAGCTGGCCGGCCAGGCCGCTGAGGGCCGCGCGGACGAGCAGCGCGCCCTCCTCGTACTGGCCCCAGAGCTCGACGAACTTGTCGGCGTCGGCCCCCTGCCATGTGCTTCCCGCGACACTCGAGACGGTCGCGCTCGCCGTGGCGAGATTGCTGTCGAACGTGGCGACGACGCTGTCCAGAAGGGTGGACACTTCGCCGAGCGAATTCGCTCGGACGCGGTACTGCACCATGTCTCAGTCCTCAGCTTTCGTGACGGGAAGGGGCACGGCGCGGACCAGGATGTCCGCGCCCGACCGGATCAGGCCCGGAACAGACCGGAGATGGACTGCTCGGAGTCCTCGTAGGTGAGCGAGGCCTGGTTGAGCAGGTCGCTGATGCCCTGGAGGGACTCCTTCAGCTGCAGGGCCGACTGGTCCCACTGGCTGTAGAGCTCGTTGAAGCTCTGCGAGGCCGTTCCCGACCAGTCGCCGCCGACGAGGCCGTCGACGAGGCCCTTGAGGTTCTGCAGCTGCGACTCGATCGACTGCGAGCCGGACGACAGCTGGCCCGCGACGCCGGCGAGCGATTCTGATGTGACCTTGATGTCGGCCATGGCGATCCTCCACGTTCTCGAATGATGGGGGAGTGCCGGCGCGGCGACGACGAAGGCGTTGGGCCCCTCACCGCCAGTTCGGCTTCTCCAACTGGGTCGAGCCTAAGGTGGACCCCGTACACCGACAAGGTGGAGAGGTACCCATCGGCCCCTCACTGGGGGTGCCGGGCACCCGGCGGGTCAGAATCCGATGACGTCGAAGTAGAAGTCGGCGCCCATCCACACGCGGTCACCGACGGCCAGGGGGACGGCGCGACCGGTGACGAGCGGTGTGGTCCGATCGCTGCGCTCGACCTCGGTGCCGTTGGCCGAGCCGAGGTCGACGACGGCGAGGCCCTGTGCGCTCTGCTCGATACGCACGTGCGCGCGGGAGACGGAACGCGACGGGTCGTCCACCTGGACGGCCGCGACCCGTGCGTCGGTCGCCGCGACACCCGGGTTCCGGCCGACGATCGCGGGGGCTCCGATCGCGAGGGTGCGACCGGTGCTGAGCTTCACGTGCAGGGTCGTCGGGGCGTTCGACGGAGTCGGCTGCGCCGCCGCGGCCACGGACGGCGGCGTGGGAGCCTGACCGGGTGCGGGGCTCGGCGTCTGTTGAGCGGCCGGGGCCGAGCCCGTGGGGGCTGGGGGCGCCGGAGACGACGACGCGGCAGGCCCGTCCGTCGCAACGGCGTCTCGGTTCTCCGGGGCCTTGGCGCCGAACGCACCGGGCAGCGGGACGCGGCCGATGCGGCGCTTCTTCTTCTCGGGAGCATCGGCGAGCGGCTGAGCAGGGGCCGGCGGCGCGGCGGGCGCGGCGGCGGGTGCGCCGAACGGCGGAGGGACGGACGCCACGAGCTGACCGCAGTTCGCGCAGAACATGCTGTTGGGACGCAACTCCTCGTCGCAGAACTGACAGCGCGCTGACATGTGTGAAAAGACCCCCGGTCGGTGTGCGAGCAGGCTCGGCGACTCCGAGTCTAGACGCCCGTGCGGCACCCGGTCCGCTCGTAGACTCGGGGAGTGACGTCGACCCCCGCAGCCCCGCTCTGGGCCGGTCGCACCCTCGTCCTCCTCGGTGTCGTCATCGCCGCCGCGAACCTCCGCACCGCCGTCGCGGCGCTGTCGCCGATCGTCGGGGCGGTGAGCGAGGACATCCCCCTCGACTCCGTGGGTCTCGGTCTCCTCGGCACCCTGCCGCCGCTCTGCTTCGCGATCTTCGGGCTGCTCGCTCCCGTGCTGCAGCGACGACTCCGTCTCGAGATGCTCATCGTGCTCCCGCTCGTGGCGATCCTCGCTGGACACCTCCTGCGTGCCGCGGCGCCGTCGTACCTCCTCCTCGCGGTCGGAAGCGCGCTCGCCTTCGCCGGGATGGGGGTGGCGAACGTCGCGCTCCCACCGCTCGTCAAGAAGTACTTCCCCGACCGCATCGGTCTCATGACGAGCGTGTACGCGACGGTCATGTCGCTCATGACGCTCGTACCGCCGCTCGTCGCGGTGCCCGTCGCGGACGCTGCGGGATGGCGGATATCGCTCGGACTGTGGTCGGTGTTCGCCGTCGCCGCCCTCGTGCCCTGGATCGGACTTCTGCTGCGCGAGCGCGCGGGGCGCGGCCGGCCGGCCGCCCCGACAGACGACACCGCGTCGATCGCGACCCTGCCGCCCGCGTCGGCCGGTCGGACCATCCGCTCACCGCTCGCGTGGGGGATGGCCCTGCTCTTCGGCACCACGTCGCTCAACGTGTACGCCCTCTTCGCGTGGTTGCCGCAGCTGCTCGTCGACCAGTCGGGAGTATCGGATGCCGAGGCCGGCACACTCCTCGCGTTGTACGCCGCGGTCGGGTTCCCGGCATCGATCA
Proteins encoded in this window:
- a CDS encoding MFS transporter — translated: MTSTPAAPLWAGRTLVLLGVVIAAANLRTAVAALSPIVGAVSEDIPLDSVGLGLLGTLPPLCFAIFGLLAPVLQRRLRLEMLIVLPLVAILAGHLLRAAAPSYLLLAVGSALAFAGMGVANVALPPLVKKYFPDRIGLMTSVYATVMSLMTLVPPLVAVPVADAAGWRISLGLWSVFAVAALVPWIGLLLRERAGRGRPAAPTDDTASIATLPPASAGRTIRSPLAWGMALLFGTTSLNVYALFAWLPQLLVDQSGVSDAEAGTLLALYAAVGFPASIIVPILAVRLRSVVPLIAAGIAFYLAGYLGLILWPATGTWVWVALAGAGPLLFPLTLVLINLRTRSSAGAVALSGFTQGVGYLVGAVGPLVFGVLHEATDGWTAPMVFLVATVCTITVTGALVARPRFLEDDWTRRP